In Methanocella paludicola SANAE, the sequence CCTCGGGTTAATATTGATTAATGAATAAGTCATTATCATCTGGGAGGATAATTGAATGTTCACGAAATGCGAGATCAAAGATAAACCGGCACAGCCCATCATGTCCATACGCATGAGGACCGCAGTGCAGGAACTGCCCAACGTGCTGGGCAAGGCGTTCGGTGACGTGGCCATGGCCATCGGCCAGCAGGGACAGCAGCCAGGAGGGCCGCCATTCGTAGCGTACTACAACATGGACATGCAGGACCTCGATATAGAGGTCGGGTTCCCGGTAGCTAAGAAGCTTCAGGCAAAAGGGGACGTCAAGCCCGGAGAGATCCCGGCGGGCAAAGTAGCGACCACCGTCTATACCGGGCCATACGGCGACGGGATGAAAGAGGCATACGAGGCGCTCTCGAAGCTCGTGGAGGAGAAGGGCTTAGCGCCCACGGGCGTCGTCTACGAGATATACTTCAACAGCCCGATGGACACCCCGCCGGAGAAGCTCCAGACGCAGATCGTGTTCCCGCTGAAGGGCTAATGATAAGGCTCATATAAGCAATTAACTCCAGGAAGAACATATGGCCGGACAGGAATTCGAGGCCGTGCTCATCAAGGACGATACAAGGGACAGGCGCGTCTTGAAAACGATAGGGATGCTCAAAGAACAATAAAGCATGCGGCCAGGGTTAGGGCCTGAGGCCTTTGAGTATAGCCCTCAATAATACCAGGACCGGTATGATCTCCAGCCTGCCGACCCACATGTCGAACATGATGATGAGCTTGGCGGCGAGGCTCATGCCGGGGCTGACGATGCCGGCGGTGAGCCCAACGTTGCCCATGGCGGAGCAGACCTCGAAGATGACCTGGCTGAGGCTGGCCTGCCCGAGCACGATATTGGACAGCAGCATGACGCTGGCCAGGAGGGTGACAACCCACAGGAACGATATGAGCGCCGCATCGGCGAGCTCCCTGGACATCTCCTGGCCCGTCAACTTACGGTCGCCCATTCTCACGACGATCACGGCCTTTTTTGTCAGCAGCGTCTGGGCCAGCCAGAGCCTTGCCTCCGCCACGAGGAAGAGGGCGCGGGCGATCTTGATACCGCCCGAGGTGGACCCGGCGCAGCCGCCGATGACCATCGCGATGGAGAGGATAAGCATGGAGGTCGGGGACCATTGGGACAGGTCTGCCGACTGTAAGCCCGTGCACGTCACGGCGGAGGCGAACTGGAACACGGAGTCTGCGACGGATGCCCCGACGGGGAACAGCATATTCTGTATCGCCAGGACGGCACATCCTGCGATCACCAGCCCGATGAAGGCCCGCACCTGGACGTCGTCCAGCAGCGCCCGCAGATCCGGCTTCAGGGCCCGGTACATGGCGGCGAACGGCAGTGAGCCGGCCACCATGATGGGAATGAGCGCGAGCTCGACGGAGAGGCTGCCATAGTGGCCGATGCTGTCCGCGTATATCGAAAATCCGCCCGTGCTGATGGCGGTCATCGCCGTGTTCAGCGCGTCCCAGGCGGGCATGCCGGCGGCCAGCAGGAGCAGGACCGCGAACAAGGTCAAGCCCAGGTACAGCTTCCAGATAATATTCAGCGTCGAGCGAATGCTCGGCTTGATGCGCTCTTTTCTCGCCTCCGAGGTGTAGAGGGTAAAAGCGCTGGTGCCCGGGCGTATGAGGATGGTCACCATCAGGAGTATGACGCCGGCGCCACCAACCCACTGGGTCAGGCTGCGCCAGAGCTGTATGGTGTGAGTGGCCGTCTCCGGCGAGGGTATCATGGAAAAGCCGCTCCCCGTCCACCCGGATATGCCCTCGAAAAAAGCATCGATCGATGGCACCCCGTGGTAAACATAGGGTATAGCGCTTAACGCAGGCACTAGAAGGTATGCCAGGGCCGCGATGACCATCGCATGTTTCAGCTCGATAGTCTCATCTGGCGCCACGGCCAGGTGGATCGCCAGCGCAATGGCGCCGCTCACGAGAAGGCCCGCCGTGAATCCGGCCATGCTCACGCGGTCGCCGAACGCTATGCTCATCGCTGCCATCACTGCCATCAGGATGGCGACCGTGGTGAATAAGCCCTTTAAGTTCCCGACGACGATATGCAGGTCTCTCCATGACAACGGCCATCACCAGTGCTCATTGTAACATGCCGGACACCCTTTCCACCATCTCCCGGCCGACGAGGACGAACACCGAGTCGTTCGGACGTATCACGGTGCTCCCTTCGGGTATGATGACCGACTCGCCCCTCTCGATGGCGATGATGAGCGTTTTCGGCGGCAGCCCCAGGTCCTTGATGGCTTTTCCCAGAGCATGAGACCCCTCGTGGATGATGACCTCGATGATCTCCGCCTTGCCGCCGGCGAGGGTCACGAAGTCGTTAATGGCCGGCCGCTGGATCATGTTGAAGATATTCTCGGCGACGACGCCGTCCGGGTTCTTAAGGATCGTCGCGCCCGTGCCCTTGAAGATCTCGATGTTCTCGTTCTCGTTGACGACGGTGGTAATGCTCTTGACCTTTTTTTCCTTTGCCTTGAGCACCACCATGAGGTTGACGTTATCGTCGCCCGTCGTGCAGATCACGCTGTCCGCCTCCGAGATCCCCGCGTCCTCGAGCGTCGATATCAGCGAGGCGTCGCCCGTTATGCTGACGAGGTCGTATCTCAGCGCGATATCCTGCGTCCTCTCAGGGTCGCTGTCGATGACCACGACGTTGTATCGCTCCCCAACGGCTATCCTCGCCAGATTCCGGCCTATTCCCCCGAGGCCGACGATGATGATGTACACTACGGAGCCTCCACTCGTCATATATTATATAATAATTTACATAAATTATAATATCAGCGGATTTTCAGCGGATGCCGCTAAGAGAGGGCAGACTGCTGGACATATATAACGTGAAAGCCCGTATCACTAAAGCGTATGAAGCTAAAAGTATGGGCTTCGACGTCATGTACTATCGGCGTTGTGGAAACGTGGCACCCGCAGTCAGCCGGTGGGTATTTGATATGAAAAAAGAGCACTGGCAGAGCCAGACCTAGCCGAGCTTATGTAGCCCGCCCTTGAGCTTCTTGATCTTCTCGTTGACGATGTCGAGCCGCCTCTGCAGCCCCGCAGTGCCCAGCGCGGCCCCGCACTCGACCTTGACGGTCTTCTTCTCCTTGATGTCTTTGACACGGACCGTGTGGGCCTTGCCGCAGCACGGGCACGGCACGACTATCTCCTCGGGCTCGCCTGACATAATAGTAAGAATGTGTGCCTATTATTTAACTGATTTCTTCATTTTCGGCTATCGGATGCCGCCAGGGTTGACGGGCCGTGCCCCGTGGCCGACGTCCATCGCGCTGGCGACGGCATTCCTGACAAAAGCTTTAGCCTTCATTACTGCACCGCCGACCTTTTCTCCCCGGGCGAGGTATGCGGTGATGGCCGAGGAATGCGTGCAGCCGGTCCCGTGGGTGCCGCCTTTTACCAGCTCGCCCTCGAATACCCGAAAGCGGCCGTCGTATAGTATGTCAACGCCGCCCATGTGGCCGCCGGTGACCACGGCGTGCCTCACGCCCAGGCCGTGGATGACCTTGCAGGCCTCCTTCGCGCTATCAAGGTCTTTCACCTTGATGCCCGAAAGCACGGAAGCCTCGAACACGTTGGGCGTCGCCACTTCGGCCAGCGGCAGGATCAGTTTTTTCAGCGCGTCGACGGCATCGGGATCCAGCAGCCTTCCCCCGGATTCGGCGGCCATGACCGGGTCGACGATAAGCCTGAGCCCGTATTGTTTAGCCTTACGGGCCACGACCTCGATCGTCTCCACCCGCGAGAGCATACCTGTCTTAGTGTAGACGACCTCGAAATCGGCCATTACCGAGTCGATCTGGCTTTCGATGACACCGGGGGGAACGTCGAACACGCCCTGGACGCCCAGCGTATTCTGGGACGTGATAGCCGTGATGGCGCAGGTGCCGTGGACGCCGAGCGCCTGGAACGTCTTCAGGTCGGCCTCGATCCCCGCTCCCCCGCCGGAATCGGACCCCGCGATGGTCAGCGCCGTGTAGTGGCTCATACCAGCTAAGACGCTCGGGTTGCTAATAAGTGTTTTTCCCCGCATTAAGCCCGCGAAGCTGGTTAAGTCCGCGAAGACTGTTCGAGCCCGAAGGCCGCGAAGCTGGCGCGAAGACCGCGAAGGTCATCTTATATTATGGCTGTGTTGGTTCGAAGCCGCTTAATCTGAGAGAAAGAGCTTCACGGGCATGGCTTACGATAAACCACTTTTACTATTTTTCATTGTTTATCCGTCGCCCGCGTCTCGATAGTTCTCAGGAATGTTATAAACCGGACTCCGTGGCCTCCGTGCCTCAAATTATAAAAAGTGCTTTGTGAGTCCTCCGTGCCCCCGTGGCCCTGTGTATTGGACACTCCATGAAGGCATAGGTAAAAGGAGAATACGGCTCCTATCTTCAAGAGGCTTCGGGCGAACTTCGCGGTCTTCGCGCTCGAATAGTCTTCGCGGACTTATGCCTCTTCGCGAGCTTAAACGTGGGCGCATGGGCGCAAAAACATTAAAGAGGGATAACGGCGTCCTTATTAATTACATGCGAGAAAAGGACAGGGTCGTGCTGCTCCGGGAGCTCAAGGCGTCCATCAACGGCGTCGTCATTCCCGAGGGCGCGACGGGCGTCATAACGTATAAGATCCGCGGCAGCGGCGTGAACACCTACGAGGTCGACTTCGGCCAGTACGGCGTCGCCGTGTGCAACAAGGAAGACCTGCAAGTCATCGATAAATAAAAACTGCGCATTTTAAAAAAGCGTTTTTAGTCAATCCTTCAGCCGCCGCTTCATCAGCACGGCGGCAATGGCATAGAATATGAGCGTGAAGGCCGCCATCCAGACGACGTCATAGATGAACGAGGCCGAATATAGGCCCAGCGCGGCCGGACGAATGACGTTGACGGCGTGCGTCAGCGGCAGGAGCCAGGCCAGGCCCTGGACGAAGGACGGAAGCTGGTCGAGCGGGAAGAAGATGCCGGACAGCAGGAACATGGGCGACAGCAGGAGCGTAAAATAATAGTTGAAGGCGTCCATGCTCGGCACGATGGACGTGAAGAAGATGCTCAGCGAGGCGAACATGAAGCCCACGAGCACGACCACCGGAATTATAACAAGGGCTGACTCGGGCTTTGCCAGGCCCAGCGCCCAGATCACGGTGAAGATGCAGGCGCCGCTGATCAGGCTCTTTGTGGCGCCCCAGGCCACCTCTCCCAGCACGATGTCCTCGATGGACACGGGCGTGCACAGGACCGCCTCGAAGGTCTTCTGGAAGATCATGCGGACGAACGTGGAGTAGGTGCACTCGTAGGAGGCGGCGAACATCGCGGACGAGGCCAGGATGCCCGGCGCCAGGAACTGGGCGTAGCTCACGCCGCCGATCTCTCCCACGAACAGGCCCAGGCCATAGCCAAGCGCCAGAATGAAAAGCAGCGGCTCGGCGAAATAGGGAAGGATATTGGTGATAGCGGTCTTCTTGAATACCTCCCAGTCCCTGTACCAGATGTGGCGGGCCCTCCACGACGGCAGGTCGGTCACTTGACCTCCCTCCCGGTAAGCTTCATGAAGACGTCCTCCAGGGTAGCGGGCCGGACGTGCTGCGACACGCCGGTGGCCGCCTCGCACTGCCGCTGCAGGGCTCCGGCGTCATTGCCATATACGAAAAGCCGGTTTCCCACCTGCTCGATGCTGCCCGGTATCGTCTTCCGGACATCGTTAAGCGCCTGATCCGAGGGCGCGTAGAGCTCGCAGACGTTCGTGCCGATCACCCGGCCGATGATCTCGTCGGGCGAGCCGTACTCCAGTATCTTTCCGCCGAAGACGAGGGCGATGCGGTCGCAGAGCTCCTGGGCCTCCTCCATGTAGTGGGTCGTTAGTATGACGGTCTTTCCCTCGGAGCCCAGCTTGATGACGGTGTCCCATATCTGGCGCCTCGCCGCAGGGTCGAGGCCCGTGGTCGGCTCGTCTAAGATGAGTATCCTGGGGTCGTTGATGAGCGCCCTGG encodes:
- a CDS encoding GyrI-like domain-containing protein: MFTKCEIKDKPAQPIMSIRMRTAVQELPNVLGKAFGDVAMAIGQQGQQPGGPPFVAYYNMDMQDLDIEVGFPVAKKLQAKGDVKPGEIPAGKVATTVYTGPYGDGMKEAYEALSKLVEEKGLAPTGVVYEIYFNSPMDTPPEKLQTQIVFPLKG
- a CDS encoding TrkH family potassium uptake protein — protein: MSWRDLHIVVGNLKGLFTTVAILMAVMAAMSIAFGDRVSMAGFTAGLLVSGAIALAIHLAVAPDETIELKHAMVIAALAYLLVPALSAIPYVYHGVPSIDAFFEGISGWTGSGFSMIPSPETATHTIQLWRSLTQWVGGAGVILLMVTILIRPGTSAFTLYTSEARKERIKPSIRSTLNIIWKLYLGLTLFAVLLLLAAGMPAWDALNTAMTAISTGGFSIYADSIGHYGSLSVELALIPIMVAGSLPFAAMYRALKPDLRALLDDVQVRAFIGLVIAGCAVLAIQNMLFPVGASVADSVFQFASAVTCTGLQSADLSQWSPTSMLILSIAMVIGGCAGSTSGGIKIARALFLVAEARLWLAQTLLTKKAVIVVRMGDRKLTGQEMSRELADAALISFLWVVTLLASVMLLSNIVLGQASLSQVIFEVCSAMGNVGLTAGIVSPGMSLAAKLIIMFDMWVGRLEIIPVLVLLRAILKGLRP
- a CDS encoding potassium channel family protein; translation: MTSGGSVVYIIIVGLGGIGRNLARIAVGERYNVVVIDSDPERTQDIALRYDLVSITGDASLISTLEDAGISEADSVICTTGDDNVNLMVVLKAKEKKVKSITTVVNENENIEIFKGTGATILKNPDGVVAENIFNMIQRPAINDFVTLAGGKAEIIEVIIHEGSHALGKAIKDLGLPPKTLIIAIERGESVIIPEGSTVIRPNDSVFVLVGREMVERVSGMLQ
- the thiD gene encoding bifunctional hydroxymethylpyrimidine kinase/phosphomethylpyrimidine kinase — encoded protein: MSHYTALTIAGSDSGGGAGIEADLKTFQALGVHGTCAITAITSQNTLGVQGVFDVPPGVIESQIDSVMADFEVVYTKTGMLSRVETIEVVARKAKQYGLRLIVDPVMAAESGGRLLDPDAVDALKKLILPLAEVATPNVFEASVLSGIKVKDLDSAKEACKVIHGLGVRHAVVTGGHMGGVDILYDGRFRVFEGELVKGGTHGTGCTHSSAITAYLARGEKVGGAVMKAKAFVRNAVASAMDVGHGARPVNPGGIR
- a CDS encoding ABC transporter permease — translated: MTDLPSWRARHIWYRDWEVFKKTAITNILPYFAEPLLFILALGYGLGLFVGEIGGVSYAQFLAPGILASSAMFAASYECTYSTFVRMIFQKTFEAVLCTPVSIEDIVLGEVAWGATKSLISGACIFTVIWALGLAKPESALVIIPVVVLVGFMFASLSIFFTSIVPSMDAFNYYFTLLLSPMFLLSGIFFPLDQLPSFVQGLAWLLPLTHAVNVIRPAALGLYSASFIYDVVWMAAFTLIFYAIAAVLMKRRLKD
- a CDS encoding ABC transporter ATP-binding protein, yielding MAIIEGRGVTKYYNSLLAVDNVDFSIDEAECFGFLGPNGAGKTTIMKMIYCRIPVTSGDIVVDGLSVRQSQRKIKSTIGVATQEDDLDRDLTVYENLWVYSRYFDLRARESKKRIDELLSFFDLGKKRDTTVDDLSGGMKRKLSVARALINDPRILILDEPTTGLDPAARRQIWDTVIKLGSEGKTVILTTHYMEEAQELCDRIALVFGGKILEYGSPDEIIGRVIGTNVCELYAPSDQALNDVRKTIPGSIEQVGNRLFVYGNDAGALQRQCEAATGVSQHVRPATLEDVFMKLTGREVK